A window from Citrus sinensis cultivar Valencia sweet orange chromosome 3, DVS_A1.0, whole genome shotgun sequence encodes these proteins:
- the LOC127901104 gene encoding protoheme IX farnesyltransferase, mitochondrial-like: protein MWRNVVVRRLISYSQSNRSQHSSTELGFLVNRKCHGVRSSSSASASDSATGAAADPFSLIRHYGRCYWELSKARLSMLVVATSGTGFALGSGSTIDLAGLCWTCTGTMMVAASANSLNQLFEISNDAKMKRTMRRPLPSGRISVRHAVTWASSVGVAGTALLAWKANMLTAGLAASNLILYAFVYTPLKQIHPVNTWVGAIVGAIPPLLGWTAAVGHVSLNGMILPAALYFWQIPHFMALAYLCRNDYAAGGYRMISLADASGQRTALVALRNCLYLVPLGYLAYDWGVTSGWFCLESSLITLAISAAAFSFYRDRTTQKARKMFHASLLYLPVFMSGLLFHRLTDNQQSLPEEDSEKIVELSSSSETVPVESEDMNRKKKLSYYSSLGRQVRAPVAYASVAPFPFLPAPSYAE from the exons ATGTGGAGAAACGTCGTCGTCCGACGACTTATATCTTATTCTCAGTCCAATCGGAGTCAACATTCATCGACAGAATTAGGGTTTCTCGTAAACAGAAAATGCCACGGTGTacgatcttcttcttcagcttCAGCTTCGGATTCGGCCACCGGTGCAGCTGCTGATCCGTTCTCGTTGATTCGCCATTACGGTCGCTGCTATTGGGAACTCTCCAAAGCTCGCCTCAG CATGTTAGTTGTTGCTACATCAGGAACTGGATTTGCATTGGGGAGTGGAAGTACCATTGATTTAGCTGGACTTTGTTGGACCTGTACTGGCACTATGATGGTTGCTGCCTCTGCTAATTCTCTTAATCAG TTGTTTGAGATAAGCAATGATGCCAAAATGAAGCGAACAATGCGAAGACCTCTGCCTTCTGGCAGAATTTCGGTACGCCATGCTGTCACCTGGGCATCTTCTGTTGGTGTTGCTGGCACTGCTTTATTGGCATGGAAG GCTAATATGTTGACAGCTGGGCTTGCAGCCTCTAACCTTATTCTTTATGCATTTGTGTACACGCCATTGAAGCAGATTCACCCGGTCAATACGTGGGTGGGGGCTATTGTTGGAGCTATTCCACCTCTTCTTGg GTGGACTGCAGCTGTTGGCCATGTTTCTCTAAATGGAATGATTCTCCCTGCAGCTCTCTATTTTTGGCAAATACCCCATTTTATGGCTCTTGCGTACTTGTGCCGCAACGATTATGCTGCCGGAGG ATATAGGATGATCTCACTTGCTGATGCTTCCGGTCAGAGAACTGCTTTGGTGGCCCTCAGGAACTGCCTGTATCTGGTCCCTTTGGGATACTTGGCCTATGATT GGGGGGTGACTTCTGGTTGGTTTTGTCTTGAATCATCACTGATCACTCTAGCAATAAGTGCTGCGGCGTTTTCGTTCTATCGAGACCGAACTACTCAAAAAGCCAGAAAGATGTTTCATGCTAGCCTCCTGTATCTTCCAGTCTTTATGTCCGGGCTCCTATTTCACCGTCTCACTGATAACCAGCAATCCCTACCAGAAGAAGATTCAGAGAAGATTGTCGAgctttcttcatcttcagagaCTGTCCCCGTTGAGAGTGAAGATATGAATAGGAAAAAGAAGTTGAGTTATTATTCCTCACTTGGCAGACAAGTGCGCGCACCTGTAGCATATGCTTCTGTTGCCCCATTTCCCTTTCTTCCTGCCCCTTCCTATGCTGAATGA
- the LOC127901286 gene encoding trihelix transcription factor ASIL2: MSSPPTPQDPIPQETPPPPPAPLPAPPVHTPSVNPRRLPPPCWSHDETVALIDAYRDKWYALRRGNLKATHWQEVADAVGRRCPAASPAKTAVQCRHKMEKLRKRYRTEIQRAKSMPLSRFSSSWVHFKRMDAMEKGPSVKADYNSDSGDDDDNDDEDDEDLNQDLYQDRSNFKNGVVNTRSVHNLYRNGINSGPSSGGGSGFRIRIPTGVSIAQPGPKIYAKIGTNPNPNPNPNFNHKPNFGSASGSGSGPAVNYGTRVLRGCDDTGTGMGKREREPVVAEMVAAIRMLGDGFVKMEQMKMEMAREIETMRMEMEMKRTEMILDSQQRIVEAFAKAVSEKSKKPKRMPDSES, translated from the coding sequence ATGTCGTCTCCTCCCACGCCCCAAGATCCGATCCCTCAAGAAACCCCCCCACCACCGCCTGCGCCTCTACCTGCTCCGCCTGTACATACGCCCTCAGTCAACCCTCGCCGCCTCCCGCCTCCTTGCTGGTCCCACGACGAGACCGTCGCCCTTATCGACGCTTACCGCGACAAGTGGTACGCCCTCCGTCGCGGGAACCTCAAGGCCACTCACTGGCAAGAAGTCGCCGACGCGGTGGGCCGACGCTGTCCCGCCGCCTCACCCGCGAAGACGGCCGTCCAGTGCCGTCACAAGATGGAGAAGCTCCGCAAAAGGTACCGTACCGAGATCCAGCGCGCTAAATCGATGCCTCTCTCCAGATTCTCGTCGTCGTGGGTTCACTTCAAGAGGATGGACGCCATGGAGAAAGGTCCGTCTGTGAAAGCCGATTACAACTCGGATAGCGGTGATGACGACGACAACGATGACGAAGACGATGAAGATTTGAATCAAGATTTGTACCAAGATCGCTCGAATTTCAAAAACGGCGTCGTCAATACGAGGAGCGTTCATAATTTATATCGCAATGGTATTAATTCTGGCCCTAGTAGTGGTGGTGGTAGTGGGTTTAGAATTAGAATCCCCACCGGAGTTAGTATAGCTCAACCTGGGCCTAAGATTTATGCTAAGATTGGAACAAACCCTAACCCTAATCCTAACCCTAACTTCAATCACAAACCTAATTTCGGTTCGGCGTCGGGTTCCGGGTCTGGGCCAGCAGTGAATTATGGGACAAGGGTATTGAGAGGATGTGATGATACGGGTACGGGGATGGGGAAGAGAGAAAGGGAGCCTGTGGTGGCTGAGATGGTGGCAGCGATTAGGATGTTGGGGGACGGGTTTGTGAAAATGGAACAGATGAAGATGGAGATGGCAAGAGAGATTGAGACTATGCGAATGGAAATGGAGATGAAGCGTACTGAGATGATTTTGGACTCTCAGCAGAGGATTGTGGAGGCCTTTGCTAAGGCTGTTTCGGAGAAGAGTAAGAAGCCAAAAAGAATGCCAGACTCTGAATCTTAG
- the LOC102622295 gene encoding cyclin-U4-1 yields the protein MAELENPNVMTKLITFLSSFLQRVSESNDINCRFQPQKISVFHGLTRPSISIQSYLERIFKYANCSPSCFIVAYVYLDRFVQRQPSLPINSFNVHRLLITSVMVAAKFLDDMYYNNAYYAKVGGISTIEMNFLELDFLFGLSFHLNVTPNAFHTYCTYLQREMLLLQPPLNVAESSLSIARSAKLHSCFNEDETTSQQKQQQQLAV from the exons ATGGCAGAGCTAGAGAATCCGAATGTAATGACAAAGCTCATcacttttctctcttctttcctTCAAAGGGTTTCCGAATCTAACGACATTAACTGTCGGTTTCAGCCTCAAAAAATCTCAGTCTTTCATGGCCTAACTCGCCCTTCAATCTCAATTCAAAGCTATCTTGAAAGAATTTTCAAGTATGCAAACTGTAGCCCTTCTTGTTTCATCGTTGCATATGTTTATCTTGATCGGTTCGTTCAAAGGCAACCCTCGCTGCCAATCAATTCTTTCAATGTTCATCGCTTGCTTATCACCAGTGTCATGGTTGCTGCTAAGTTCTTGGATGACAT gtACTACAACAATGCTTACTATGCAAAAGTTGGAGGAATCAGCACAATAGAAATGAACTTTCTTGAATTGGACTTTCTATTTGGATTGAGTTTCCATTTAAATGTGACCCCAAATGCTTTTCACACTTACTGTACCTATCTTCAAAGAGAGATGCTACTGCTACAGCCTCCACTAAATGTAGCAGAATCATCTTTAAGCATTGCAAGATCAGCGAAGCTCCACTCGTGTTTCAACGAAGACGAAACCACCTCACAACAAAAGCAACAACAGCAACTTGCTGTTTAA